One window from the genome of Macaca fascicularis isolate 582-1 chromosome 7, T2T-MFA8v1.1 encodes:
- the LOC102141485 gene encoding small ribosomal subunit protein uS2-like — MSGALDVLQMKEEDVLKFLAAGTHLDGTNLDFQMEQYIYKRKSDGIYIINLKRTWEKLLLAARAIVAIENPADVSVISSRNTGQRAVLKFAAATEATPIAGRFTPGTFTNQIQAAFREPRLLVVTDPRADHQPLTEASYVNLPTIALCNTDSPLRYVDIAIPCNNKGAHSVGLMWWMPAREVLCMRGTISREHPWEVMPDPYFYRDPEEIEKEEQAAAEKAVTKEEFQGELTSPAPEFTATQPEVADWSEGVQVPSVPIQQFPTEDWSAQPATEDWSAAPTAQATEWVGATTEWS; from the coding sequence ATGTCCGGAGCCCTTGATGTCCTGCAAATGAAGGAGGAGGATGTCCTTAAGTTCCTTGCAGCAGGAACCCACTTAGATGGCACCAATCTTGACTTCCAGATGGAGCAGTACatctataaaaggaaaagtgatggCATCTACATCATAAATCTGAAGAGGACCTGGGAGAAGCTTCTGCTGGCGGCTCGTGCCATTGTTGCCATTGAAAACCCTGCTGATGTCAGTGTTATATCCTCCAGGAATACTGGCCAGAGGGCCGTGCTGAAGTTTGCTGCTGCCACTGAAGCCACTCCAATTGCTGGCCGCTTCACTCCTGGAACCTTCACTAACCAGATCCAGGCAGCCTTCCGGGAGCCACGGCTTCTTGTGGTTACTGACCCCAGGGCTGACCACCAGCCTCTCACGGAGGCATCTTATGTTAACCTACCTACCATTGCTCTGTGTAACACAGATTCTCCTCTGCGCTATGTGGACATTGCCATCCCATGCAACAACAAGGGAGCTCACTCAGTGGGTTTGATGTGGTGGATGCCAGCTCGGGAAGTTCTGTGCATGCGTGGCACCATTTCCCGTGAACACCCATGGGAGGTCATGCCTGATCCGTACTTCTACAGAGATCCTGAAGagattgaaaaagaagagcaggcTGCTGCTGAAAAGGCAGTGACCAAGGAGGAATTTCAGGGTGAATTGACTTCTCCAGCTCCTGAGTTCACTGCTACTCAGCCTGAGGTTGCAGACTGGTCTGAAGGTGTGCAGGTGCCCTCTGTGCCTATTCAGCAGTTCCCTACTGAAGACTGGAGTGCTCAGCCTGCCACGGAAgactggtctgcagctcccactgCTCAGGCCACTGAATGGGTAGGAGCAACCACTGAATGGTCTTAA